DNA from Dietzia lutea:
CGGACGGTCGCCCGGACAGGGTGCGGTTCCAGCTGCGGGCGGGTGCGATCGTCGACGAGTACGTGCTCGTCTACTCCTGGTCGGCGGACCACCGCTCGGTGGAATGGCGCCTCGAGAGCTCGACGCTGCAGCGGAACCAGCGCGGCTCCTATCGTCTGGAACCCGTGGAAGCCGGCACCCGGGTGGACTACGAGCTGGAGATCGAACTGACCGTGCCGGTGATCGGGAGTCTGCGCAGCCGTGCTCAGCGACGCATCCTGGGTGACGCGCTCAGTGAGCTCAAACGACGGGCCGAGTCCCGGTGAACCACACCCGTGTGGTCGTCGTCCTCGGCGGCGACCCGGCCGAACGCGCCGACGTGACCGGTGGGCTGCTCGCGGACTCCGGTCGGACCGCCCTGGTGCT
Protein-coding regions in this window:
- a CDS encoding SRPBCC family protein, which gives rise to MSEYDGAPEVWPTRDSTVVDASVEAVMAVIADFAAYPEWSASIDAAEVLSTGADGRPDRVRFQLRAGAIVDEYVLVYSWSADHRSVEWRLESSTLQRNQRGSYRLEPVEAGTRVDYELEIELTVPVIGSLRSRAQRRILGDALSELKRRAESR